One Brassica napus cultivar Da-Ae chromosome C4, Da-Ae, whole genome shotgun sequence genomic region harbors:
- the LOC106390746 gene encoding uncharacterized protein LOC106390746 isoform X1, giving the protein MTLRPSFRSRGNPSKAASASRGSDRNQGGSFLISMKEVLDDGGSKPVVETTPTEVVAQDAAPLPEVQVPEADYQAPKGTSEVEPSRHKRPRTDQGGAPTRSSSSSSRGGTVGWSFTHSKPGSILDDSWGLAAIMRHLKSVGCPLPALKDLTNRDEYLDIAHCMGQLAGAVNRAQLRFENALCAAPNAGELAEVTEMVKAAKADLDQARVRISELEAEVTRLGSKADAQQGEIESQKLDIQVKSRRINDLEAARKIAEHQVRELIASSQDSQKNKEAEVKLAVREGKKEVAEAYGKILVCVKEKFARKKDEVNALVYAQELQANADLLKDMLNNKIQSVEEEYNQLVALLPEATTAYEKAQVSDFSVSKLPLPQISESSAPVEAAIGGDGNVVDEGVPAGAGDPIQEEKED; this is encoded by the exons ATGACTCTGCGACCATCATTCCGTTCTAGGGGTAACCCCTCTAAAGCTGCCAGTGCTTCTCGTGGAAGCGACAGGAACCAAGGAGGATCGTTCCTTATCTCAATGAAGGAAGTTTTGGACGACGGAGGATCCAAACCTGTTGTCGAGACTACTCCAACTGAGGTTGTAGCTCAGGATGCTGCTCCTCTCCCTGAGGTCCAGGTGCCGGAGGCTGACTACCAGGCTCCGAAGGGTACCTCTGAGGTCGAGCCGTCGAGACACAAGAGGCCCAGGACCGATCAGGGCGGAGCTCCCACccgttcttcttcctcgtcctctagaGGAGGGACTGTTGGGTGGAGCTTTACCCATTCGAAGCCTGGGTCGATCCTGGACGACTCTTGGGGCCTAGCTGCGATAATGAGGCACCTGAAGAGCGTGGGATGTCCCCTTCCAGCGCTCAAGGACCTGACTAACCGAGATGAGTATCTCGATATTGCCCACTGTATGGGTCAG TTGGCTGGGGCTGTTAACAGGGCCCAGCTCAGGTTTGAGAATGCTCTGTGTGCTGCCCCCAATGCTGGTGAACTTGCTGAGGTTACCGAGATGGTTAAGGCAGCCAAAGCCGATCTTGACCAAGCCCGGGTTCGAATTTCTGAACTCGAAGCCGAAGTGACGAGGCTAGGCTCGAAGGCCGATGCTCAGCAAGGAGAGATCGAGAGTCAAAAGCTCGATATCCAGGTGAAGAGCAGGAGGATCAATGATTTGGAGGCTGCTCGAAAGATAGCTGAGCATCAAGTACGTGAGCTCATTGCCTCATCCCAGGATAGCCAGAAGAACAAGGAAGCTGAAGTCAAGCTGGCTGTCAGGGAAGGGAAGAAAGAAGTCGCCGAAGCTTACGGCAAGATCCTGGTCTGTGTTAAGGAGAAGTTTGCTAGGAAGAAAGATGAGGTCAACGCCTTGGTGTACGCTCAGGAGCTCCAAGCTAATGCCGACCTCTTGAAGGATATGCTGAACAACAAGATCCAAAGCGTTGAAGAGGAGTACAACCAATTGGTGGCCTTATTACCAGAAGCGACAACTGCGTATGAGAAGGCTCAAGTCTCTGACTTCTCGGTCAGCAAGCTTCCTCTTCCCCAGATCTCGGAGAGTTCAG CTCCAGTCGAGGCAGCAATAGGAGGTGATGGCAATGTGGTCGATGAGGGAGTTCCTGCCGGTGCTGGTGATCCGATTcaggaagagaaggaagattga
- the LOC106390746 gene encoding uncharacterized protein LOC106390746 isoform X2, with product MTLRPSFRSRGNPSKAASASRGSDRNQGGSFLISMKEVLDDGGSKPVVETTPTEVVAQDAAPLPEVQVPEADYQAPKGTSEVEPSRHKRPRTDQGGAPTRSSSSSSRGGTVGWSFTHSKPGSILDDSWGLAAIMRHLKSVGCPLPALKDLTNRDEYLDIAHCMGQLAGAVNRAQLRFENALCAAPNAGELAEVTEMVKAAKADLDQARVRISELEAEVTRLGSKADAQQGEIESQKLDIQVKSRRINDLEAARKIAEHQVRELIASSQDSQKNKEAEVKLAVREGKKEVAEAYGKILVCVKEKFARKKDEVNALVYAQELQANADLLKDMLNNKIQSVEEEYNQLVALLPEATTAYEKAQVSDFSVSKLPLPQISESSVEAAIGGDGNVVDEGVPAGAGDPIQEEKED from the exons ATGACTCTGCGACCATCATTCCGTTCTAGGGGTAACCCCTCTAAAGCTGCCAGTGCTTCTCGTGGAAGCGACAGGAACCAAGGAGGATCGTTCCTTATCTCAATGAAGGAAGTTTTGGACGACGGAGGATCCAAACCTGTTGTCGAGACTACTCCAACTGAGGTTGTAGCTCAGGATGCTGCTCCTCTCCCTGAGGTCCAGGTGCCGGAGGCTGACTACCAGGCTCCGAAGGGTACCTCTGAGGTCGAGCCGTCGAGACACAAGAGGCCCAGGACCGATCAGGGCGGAGCTCCCACccgttcttcttcctcgtcctctagaGGAGGGACTGTTGGGTGGAGCTTTACCCATTCGAAGCCTGGGTCGATCCTGGACGACTCTTGGGGCCTAGCTGCGATAATGAGGCACCTGAAGAGCGTGGGATGTCCCCTTCCAGCGCTCAAGGACCTGACTAACCGAGATGAGTATCTCGATATTGCCCACTGTATGGGTCAG TTGGCTGGGGCTGTTAACAGGGCCCAGCTCAGGTTTGAGAATGCTCTGTGTGCTGCCCCCAATGCTGGTGAACTTGCTGAGGTTACCGAGATGGTTAAGGCAGCCAAAGCCGATCTTGACCAAGCCCGGGTTCGAATTTCTGAACTCGAAGCCGAAGTGACGAGGCTAGGCTCGAAGGCCGATGCTCAGCAAGGAGAGATCGAGAGTCAAAAGCTCGATATCCAGGTGAAGAGCAGGAGGATCAATGATTTGGAGGCTGCTCGAAAGATAGCTGAGCATCAAGTACGTGAGCTCATTGCCTCATCCCAGGATAGCCAGAAGAACAAGGAAGCTGAAGTCAAGCTGGCTGTCAGGGAAGGGAAGAAAGAAGTCGCCGAAGCTTACGGCAAGATCCTGGTCTGTGTTAAGGAGAAGTTTGCTAGGAAGAAAGATGAGGTCAACGCCTTGGTGTACGCTCAGGAGCTCCAAGCTAATGCCGACCTCTTGAAGGATATGCTGAACAACAAGATCCAAAGCGTTGAAGAGGAGTACAACCAATTGGTGGCCTTATTACCAGAAGCGACAACTGCGTATGAGAAGGCTCAAGTCTCTGACTTCTCGGTCAGCAAGCTTCCTCTTCCCCAGATCTCGGAGAGTTCAG TCGAGGCAGCAATAGGAGGTGATGGCAATGTGGTCGATGAGGGAGTTCCTGCCGGTGCTGGTGATCCGATTcaggaagagaaggaagattga